A single region of the Podospora pseudopauciseta strain CBS 411.78 chromosome 1, whole genome shotgun sequence genome encodes:
- a CDS encoding hypothetical protein (COG:S; EggNog:ENOG503Q4W9), which yields MSPDSDYIYTPIDLETDAIRLIRLLRGRVDEPVRCELFETFLHQVEGVPYESLSYAWGDAPISKEIELCGKKAAVTENLYLALCCLRQPDQDRILWVDALCIDQRSHREKNHQVKQMRLVYSNAQNVHIWLGPGTDDIDLLMGLMSQLDKRATKRKNYRRNSPDAWVKEWSIFVKRDGTGETSIKTCRVNALKDMLSRPWFKRVWILQEVFSARSAVISCGFNTIPTRVFVLMPKLMGLEVDAHTQAVLDIMPGYLRQRSWWKDAPDLCSLLGRFGASKATDPRDNIYALIGIASDASADGILQPDYNMSLHRVVENTILYLKYRQIPSIPGPEPSTKRDLKHLLNQLDQIPSQAFQWAIRQGNQAAAAAVVARPSFHVNAWHTSRGPPLVFLADKPGYESLFSCLLALPHCNTNVKDCHGDTALNIIALQGHLEMAKLLLNCNDVNVNHKGRGGQTPLGSALMYGHHLIVDMLLARPDIDINLPSGINGIPFTPLYIACKDNKSTYVNKLLDRGAELETPCNENASTALWVACNQGHQPIAKTLVSRGAKIDAKDASGRTPLWMAAVANHPYCVRMLLDEKADYGPGASSENRTVLWKAASMGNGNAVKALTMYFQQKGVVHEVLQQERDSENQTSALWIAARNGHTSVAQQLIGFGMDINSSGHYGQTALWIAARHGHAETVLMLLREGADREVLDVYNGLTAREAAEEFWQERVVDVFRTEEGWEKARVVSKLAF from the coding sequence ATGTCGCCGGATTCTGACTACATATACACACCTATCGACCTCGAAACCGATGCAATTCGTCTCATACGTCTTCTCAGAGGCCGCGTGGACGAACCGGTTCGATGTGAACTGTTTGAGACCTTTCTCCACCAGGTTGAGGGTGTCCCTTACGAGTCTCTCTCCTATGCGTGGGGTGATGCGCCGATATCAAAGGAAATTGAACTATGCGGGAAGAAGGCTGCGGTGACAGAAAATCTCTACTTGGCCTTGTGTTGTCTGAGGCAGCCAGACCAGGATCGAATCCTATGGGTTGACGCCCTGTGTATCGACCAAAGGAGCCATCGAGAAAAGAACCACCAGGTGAAGCAAATGAGGCTGGTTTATTCCAACGCCCAGAATGTGCACATATGGCTTGGGCCAGGTACGGACGACATCGATCTTCTCATGGGTTTGATGAGCCAGTTGGACAAGCGAGCAACTAAAAGGAAGAACTATCGAAGGAATTCGCCAGATGCTTGGGTTAAGGAGTGGTCAATATTCGTGAAGAGAGACGGAACGGGCGAGACCAGCATCAAAACATGCCGGGTCAATGCCTTGAAAGATATGTTAAGCCGGCCATGGTTCAAGAGGGTATGGATTCTCCAAGAGGTTTTCAGCGCCAGGAGCGCTGTTATCAGCTGTGGTTTCAACACCATTCCGACACGGGTGTTTGTTCTCATGCCCAAGCTAATGGGGTTAGAAGTTGACGCGCACACCCAAGCTGTCTTGGATATCATGCCCGGATACCTGCGGCAAAGGTCATGGTGGAAAGACGCACCGGATCTGTGTTCACTCCTGGGGCGGTTCGGTGCAAGCAAGGCCACCGATCCACGCGATAATATCTATGCGCTGATCGGGATAGCGTCGGATGCAAGTGCTGATGGGATACTGCAGCCAGACTACAACATGTCCCTGCACCGAGTGGTTGAAAACACGATTTTGTATCTGAAATATCGACAAATACCGAGCATCCCAGGCCCTGAGCCGTCTACGAAGCGGGACTTGAAGCATCTACTAAATCAACTGGACCAGATCCCCAGTCAGGCCTTTCAATGGGCAATCAGACAAGGAAACCaagcagcggcggcagcagtCGTCGCCAGGCCAAGCTTCCACGTCAACGCCTGGCACACCTCTCGAGGACCACCGTTGGTCTTCCTAGCCGACAAACCAGGCTACGAGTCCCTCTTCTCTTGCCTCCTCGCCCTTCCTCACTGCAACACCAACGTGAAGGATTGCCACGGTGACACGGCGCTCAACATCATCGCCCTCCAGGGCCACCTCGAAAtggccaagctcctcctcaactgCAACGACGTCAACGTCAACCACAAAGGCCGCGGAGGGCAAACCCCCCTCGGCTCCGCCCTCATGTACGGACACCATCTCATCGTCGACATGCTCCTCGCCCGGCCCGACAtcgacatcaacctcccctctgGCATCAACGGCATCCCCTTTACCCCTCTGTACATAGCCTGCAAAGACAACAAATCCACCTATGTGAACAAGCTCCTCGACCGGGGCGCCGAACTGGAGACTCCCTGCAACGAAAACGCTTCTACCGCCCTGTGGGTAGCCTGCAACCAGGGACACCAACCCATCGCCAAAACCCTCGTCTCCCGCGGCGCCAAAATCGACGCAAAGGACGCGTCAGGACGGACACCGCTCTGGATGGCGGCCGTTGCCAATCACCCCTACTGCGTGAGGATGCTTCTCGATGAAAAGGCCGACTACGGGCCCGGGGCATCAAGCGAGAATAGAACCGTGCTATGGAAGGCAGCATCGATGGGGAACGGCAACGCCGTCAAGGCGCTGACGATGTATTTCCAGCAAAAGGGGGTTGTGCACGAGGTCTTGCAGCAGGAGAGGGACTCCGAGAACCAGACTAGTGCGCTCTGGATCGCGGCGAGGAACGGGCACACGAGCGTGGCGCAGCAGCTGattgggtttgggatggatATCAATTCTTCGGGACACTATGGGCAGACGGCGCTGTGGATTGCTGCCAGGCATGGACACGCAGAGAcggtgctgatgctgctcagggagggggcggatagggaggtgttggatgtGTATAATGGGttgacggcgagggaggcAGCGGAGGAGTTTTggcaggagagggtggtggatgtgttTCGGACGGAGGAAGGGtgggagaaggcgagggtggtgagcaaGCTGGCTTTTTGA